A genomic region of Saccopteryx bilineata isolate mSacBil1 chromosome 1, mSacBil1_pri_phased_curated, whole genome shotgun sequence contains the following coding sequences:
- the SHC2 gene encoding SHC-transforming protein 2 has translation MTQGPGGRAPPAPPAPPEPEAPTTFCALLPRMPQWKFAAPAGFLGRGPAAARAAGGTGTTGGADPQPEPAGPASVPALAAAVLGACEPRCAAPCPLPALSRCRTAGTRGSRGARGTAGPPDAATDEWIRKGSFIHKPAHGWLHPDARVLGPGVSYIVRYMGCIEVLRSMRSLDFNTRTQVTREAINRLHEAVPGVRGSWKKKAPNKALASILGKSNLRFAGMSIAISISTDGLNLSVPATRQIIANHHMQSISFASGGDTDMTDYVAYVAKDPINQRACHILECCEGLAQSVISTVGQAFELRFKQYLHSPPKVVIPPERLTGLEESAWGDEEDMEHNYYNSIPGKEPPLGGLVDSRLNLTQPCALEALGALSQGASPPRRDTRSLHWEPGPSALPGDGYVQADAHGPRDYEDHLYVNTQGLDALEPLQPEDSPKKDLFDMRPFEDALRLHECSVAAGAAAPVPLEDQWPSPPTRRAPIAPTEEQLRLEPWYHGQMSRRAAEKLLRADGDFLVRDSVTNPGQYVLTGMHAGQPKHLLLVDPEGVVRTKDVLFESISHLIDYHLQNGQPIVAAESELHLRGVVKREP, from the exons ATGACACAGGGTCCGGGCGGGCGCGCGCCCCCCGCGCCTCCTGCACCCCCGGAGCCCGAGGCGCCCACCACCTTCTGCGCGCTACTGCCGCGCATGCCGCAGTGGAAGTTCGCTGCTCCGGCCGGCTTCCTGGGCCGCGGCCCGGCGGCGGCGCGGGCTGCGGGGGGTACGGGGACCACGGGGGGCGCCGATCCCCAGCCGGAGCCGGCTGGCCCGGCCAGCGTCCCTGCACTGGCGGCCGCAGTCCTGGGCGCCTGCGAACCGCGCTGCGCCGCGCCCTGCCCTCTGCCAGCTCTCAGCCGCTGCCGGACTGCCGGGACGCGGGGGTCGCGGGGCGCACGGGGAACTGCAGGGCCCCCAGATGCCGCCACCGACGAGTGGATCCGCAAAGGCAGCTTCATTCACAAGCCGGCGCATGGCTGGCTACACCCAGACGCCAGGGTCTTGGGGCCCGGGGTCTCCTACATCGTTCGG TACATGGGCTGCATTGAGGTCCTACGCTCCATGCGCTCCCTGGACTTCAACACTCGCACCCAGGTGACCAG GGAGGCCATCAATCGGCTCCATGAGGCTGTGCCTGGAGTCCGAGGCTCCTGGAAGAAGAAG GCCCCCAACAAGGCATTGGCCTCCATCCTGGGCAAGAGCAACCTGCGCTTTGCCGGCATGAGCATCGCCATCAGCATCTCTACAGATGgcctcaacctctctgtgcctgccACACGCCAG ATCATCGCGAACCACCACATGCAGTCCATCTCCTTTGCATCAGGTGGTGATACG GACATGACGGATTATGTGGCCTATGTTGCCAAGGACCCCATCAACCAGAGAG CCTGTCACATCCTGGAGTGCTGCGAGGGCCTCGCCCAGAGCGTCATCAGCACTGTGGGCCAAGCCTTCGAGCTGCGCTTCAAACAGTACCTGCACAGTCCCCCCAAGGTGGTCATCCCCCCTGAAAG GCTAACCGGGCTGGAGGAGTCGGCCTGGGGGGACGAGGAGGACATGGAACACAATTACTACAACAGCATCCCAGGGAAGGAGCCACCCCTGGGTGGGCTCGTGGACTCCAGGCTCAACTTGACACAACCCTGTGCCCTTGAGGCCCTAGGAGCCCTCAGCCAG GGAGCATCTCCTCCTCGAAGAGACACTCGCAGCCTGCACTGGGAGCCGGGCCCCTCAG CCCTACCGGGGGATGGCTATGTGCAGGCAGATGCCCATGGGCCACGAGATTACGAGGACCACCTGTACGTCAACACACAGGGTCTGGATGCCCTGGAGCCTCTGCAGCCTGAGGACAGCCCCAAGAAGGATCTCTTTGACATGC gaccCTTCGAGGATGCCCTGAGGCTGCATGAGTGCTCCGTGGCAGCAGGTGCGGCAGCCCCTGTGCCCTTGGAGGATCAGTGGCCCAGCCCCCCCACCCGTAGGGCCCCAATCGCCCCCACAGAAGAGCAGCTGCGTCTGGAACCTTGGTACCACGGCCAGATGAGCCGTCGGGCGGCGGAAAAATTGCTGCGAGCCGACGGGGACTTCCTCGTGCGCGACAGCGTCACCAACCCCGGGCAGTACGTCCTCACAGGAATGCACGCGGGGCAGCCGAAACACCTGCTACTGGTGGACCCTGAGGGCGTG GTGCGGACGAAGGATGTGCTGTTTGAGAGCATCAGCCACCTGATCGACTACCACCTGCAGAATGGGCAGCCCATTGTGGCTGCTGAGAGCGAGCTGCACCTGCGTGGTGTGGTCAAGCGGGAGCCCTGA